Part of the Oscillibacter hominis genome is shown below.
TGTGAAACCAGCCGGCGGCCGATGAATCCTTCATTTAGAAAGGGACAAGCCGTCGGAGCACCAGAAAGGATACGCTATGAGACAGAATTTGATTGCTTCGGTGGTCCTCATCGCACTGCTGTTCACCATACCGGTTTTATTCCTGCGCCCGGAAAAGGAACCGGAGGAGCAGGACGAGGCGGAGGTCTTTCCGCAGGTGGAGCCGGGGGAGATGGACGCCGCCTCCACGCTGCGGGTGAAGCAGGGGGACACGGTGACGGAGATGAGCCTGGGGGCCTACCTCCAGGGCGTGGTCCGGGCGGAGATGCCGGCTTCCTTTGAGATAGAGGCGCTGAAGGCCCAGACGGTGGCCGCCCGCACTTACACGCTTTATAAGATCAGGACCGGGGGAAACCACGCCGACGCTGACATCTGCACCGACTCCAAGTGCTGTCAGGCCTGGATTTCCCGGGAGGCCGCCGCAGACAACTGGGGCCGGTCCGCCTCGGCCAACGAATATAAGATCGACACGGCTGTGGCGGAGACGGACGGCATGACCATGCTCTACGACGGGAGCCCCATCCTTGCGGTGTTCCACTCCTCCTCGGCGGGGCGGACCCGGAATTCGGAGGATGTGTGGAGCAGTGAGCTCCCCTATCTGCGCGCGGTGGACAGCATGGAGGAGGGGGACGGGATTCCCAACTACTACAGCCGCGTGGAATTCACACCTGAAAAATTCAAGGAGCTCTTTTTGGCAAAGCACCCGGAGGCCCGGCTCACGGGGGACGCCTCCGGCTGGCTCACCAATTTCGTGATGGACAACCTCAGCGTGAAGACGGTGGATGTGGGCGGCGTCACCGTCCGGGGCACGGAGCTGCGCAGCATCCTCTCGCTGCGCTCCGCCGCCTTTGAAGTATCGGCGGCGGATGGGAAGCTGGTCTTTTATGTGACCGGGTTCGGCCACGGCGTGGGGATGAGCCAGTACGGGGCCAATCAGATGGCAAAGGCGGGCAGCACCTATCTGGAGATCCTCACCCATTACTACACCGGCGTGTCGGTGGAGCCCTACGCGCTGGGGTAGCGCTTTACAAAGCAGGATGGATTGTGTAAAATAGTGCTGAAACAGAAAAGATTGCCGGAAAGGGGGCGGATTTGTGAAAAAAAGGATCGGGGCGCTGATTCTGGCACTGGCGCTGTGCCTTCCGCTTGTGACGGTCTCCGCGGCGGATACGGTCTACTTCACCTCCATGAACGATTCGCTCATGGGCCTTTCCGACTCCACCATGCCCTATTGGTCCGGCGGCTACCTGTATGTGCCCGCCTCCAGCTTCAACGGCCGGGACATCAATGTCTACTATTCCCGCAGCGCCGACAAACAGACCCTCATCCTCTACTCCGGCAAGCGGGCGCTGAGCTTTGACTTAGGGCAGGACGAAACCTACGACAGCTATGGCAACATCTATGCCGAGCGGGCCCAGCTGCGGGGCGGCACCCCCTATGTGCCGGTGGCCCGGGTGGCCTCCTTTTTCGACCTCACCTATACCAACACCAAGGTGGATCACGGCTACCTGGTCCGCGTCCGGGACAATCACGCCATGCTGGATGACCGGGAGTTCATTGAGGCCGCCGGGGCGCTGATGGACAGCCGCTACAATGAATACAAAAAGGCGGGCACGCCTTCCACCCCCGTGGTGCCTGAGCCGCCTGCACAGGACCCCGCGCCGAACCAGACCGGGG
Proteins encoded:
- the spoIID gene encoding stage II sporulation protein D; amino-acid sequence: MRQNLIASVVLIALLFTIPVLFLRPEKEPEEQDEAEVFPQVEPGEMDAASTLRVKQGDTVTEMSLGAYLQGVVRAEMPASFEIEALKAQTVAARTYTLYKIRTGGNHADADICTDSKCCQAWISREAAADNWGRSASANEYKIDTAVAETDGMTMLYDGSPILAVFHSSSAGRTRNSEDVWSSELPYLRAVDSMEEGDGIPNYYSRVEFTPEKFKELFLAKHPEARLTGDASGWLTNFVMDNLSVKTVDVGGVTVRGTELRSILSLRSAAFEVSAADGKLVFYVTGFGHGVGMSQYGANQMAKAGSTYLEILTHYYTGVSVEPYALG